In Pygocentrus nattereri isolate fPygNat1 chromosome 3, fPygNat1.pri, whole genome shotgun sequence, the DNA window TGAACTACTATGTTACTATCCTAAACTTTGTCTCCATAATCGCAGAAAAGGGTAgactgtctaacttaacactgtgTGCTCATAACTATGCCTGTACAGTACATACAATATGACACATAAAAGTAAGATTACACATATGTAATCAGCATGAcattatatacacaaaatacattcattttagaGAAGTATCACTTTTTAAGGCAATCTTGAACTTGACAATGCATGCAGGCAATAATCGTACCTTGTCACTCATTCCAAATCGTGTAACCATCATCTTTGCAATCTTGGTGGCTCCATCAAAATCACTTGATGCTCCTGTAAATAATAATTAGTATTTACAAACATAACCTAATTaactaacaaacaaaaattCACCTGTCAAAAGAAATCATAGATTAAAGCTCACCAGTAGTGATATTTTCACCCCCAAATATGAGCTCCTCTGCTACCCTGCCCCCCATACTGACATCCATCTGAGCCAACAGCTGAGCACGAGTCTCACTCCACCGATCATTTTCGGGGAGCATGGACACCTGAATCAGAAGATATAAATGTAAGATAAATACATAGGAGGATCTATGATGTTTAGGATTCATAATTACAGTGCAGCATAATGTGGTAATTACTGATATTTACATGACCAAGAGTGGGCCCTCGTGGCATGATGGTAGCTTTATTGATTGGCATAGCATCTTTGGTATAATATGCCACAATGGCGTGACCGGATTCATGATAGGCTGTGATGGTCTTGTTTTTCTTGTCTATCTCCACACTCCTGCGCTCTGGGCCTGGTGagaaacacagaacaaaaatgaGCTTTGGAAAGAATGTTAGTCCTTTGTAGTGAAGCCTTCCCACAGTAATCCCTCTCACATGTGCACAGAGAATGAGGCCCCTCACCCATAAGAATTTTGTCCTTAGCAAACTCCAAATCTTTCATTGTCACTGTCTCCTTTCCATCTACAGCAGCTTTCAGTGCTGCCTGGTTGACCAGGTTCTCCAGCTCTGCTCCAGAAAAGCCCACTGTTCCCCTGGCAATGATTTCTGCATCCACATCTACATCAAGCAAGTATACATGTTTAgtttaaaaatacaacatacaTTTGTGTATGTCTTGGCAACTTACTACATACTCTTACCAGAATCCACTTTGATTTTCTTTAAGTACCAGTTAAGGATCTCTGTACGTCCCCTCACATCAGGTCGGGGGACTGTAACTTGCATGTCAAACCTCCCCGGTCTCACCAGAGCACTTATAttgaaacacatacacatgtacatGAGCACTACACAGCAgacaaaaactgaataaacaaagataaatatataaatgactACAGTTTCATCATACTTCACAAGACCATTTTCTTGGTACATGAAGCTATTAAGATtaaaattaagtgacccttattagtcccacaacggggaaatttcaacctccgcatttaacccatccatgaagtgaaacaccacatacactctagggagcatacacactagggggcaatgagcacacttgcccggagtggtgggcagcccaatccacagcgcccggggagcagttggcggttaggtgtcttgctcaaggacacctcagtcatgtgctgttggctctggggatcgaaccagcgaccttctggtcacgaggctgattccctaacctccagcccatgactgccccattaaGAAAGAAGTACTTCATATTACTCTTTcactttttgctttttgaaaatACAATTAGAGGTATATTCAGCTGTTAGTAAAATTGTGGTTGGAGAGCTATGgaataattttttaaacattgtacTTACTTGTCCAAAGCTTCAGCAAAGTTTGTCGCCCCAATAACAATGACACCTTCATTTGGTTTAAATCTGAAATTTtgcaaaacaaatttaaaaattacaattagCCAAAGCTTATTTTACAGTATTAATAGATTTTGAATAATACAAACTACTGACCCATCCATTTCCGCAAGAAGCTGGTTAATAGTCTGCCGTGAATATGGGTGCATGGGTGACTCTATCCGTTTTCCACCCACACTGTCCAACTCGTCAATAAAGATCACACAAGGAGCATTAGCTTTTGCCTCCTCTGTAAGAAAaggacaataaaaataaaccttaCAGAGCttaaaaaagagaatgaaacaaGCAGTGATCCTATGTTTTACCAGCCATAAAGACGGTCATAGATCTGAGCTATTGCTACATGCATACAACATTCACATGCAGGGCTGTATCATCCTGAAAGCTCTTCAAACTTACTGAAGAGGTTCCTGATGCGACTTGCTCCAACACCTACAAACATCTCATCAAACTCTGACCCTGATGCATAGTAGAATGGCACGTCTGCTTCCCCTGCCACTGCTCTGGCAAGCAAAGTCTTTCCTGTACCAGGGGGGCCCACCAAAAGGACACCTGTAAGCAAGTTTAGAAATGGAAACAAATAGAAACTATGATTTTTCATCTTTTAAGAAAAGAGAACACACCTTCTATTCCGAGGGTATCGTTGGGTACCAATACCTTTGGGTAGCTTTCCACCAAGTGCAGTGAATTTTTGTGGATTCCTCAGGAACTCAACAATGTCCTGAAGCTCACTCTTTGCCTCTTCGACACCTTTAACATGCTCAAAGGTGACACTCTTCATTTGGATAGGATCTAGCGCAGAATCCAGACCAGATGTAGTACGGAATCGAACTGTTAACAGAAGAAGATATAAGCAAAGGAAAACAA includes these proteins:
- the yme1l1a gene encoding ATP-dependent zinc metalloprotease YME1L1 isoform X1, translating into MFFLTTYFQPQVTVPLTHIINALHSLKTSATSAATTSVQSLQRDISPEHELLLNKTDRQPKLNLKDLGLSELRLNGANELLNRLLPTLASEESSESSVCHLSTRWKTSHISTDSFFHNKHGFSHRRPGLFSSPLFHRQSPLQAVCLDLQRLQVCVQSRGFKTLRSKTKRLQSSYESPAEPEGYTPAFMKSLLMRDKTEAESLDQLMKQKNLPEKQQDAFKTGFTEGFMKSQVLMQRTQDSLKRTRLILLVLLLVGIYGLSRTPFLSGKGSFSDTVRFRTTSGLDSALDPIQMKSVTFEHVKGVEEAKSELQDIVEFLRNPQKFTALGGKLPKGVLLVGPPGTGKTLLARAVAGEADVPFYYASGSEFDEMFVGVGASRIRNLFKEAKANAPCVIFIDELDSVGGKRIESPMHPYSRQTINQLLAEMDGFKPNEGVIVIGATNFAEALDNALVRPGRFDMQVTVPRPDVRGRTEILNWYLKKIKVDSDVDAEIIARGTVGFSGAELENLVNQAALKAAVDGKETVTMKDLEFAKDKILMGPERRSVEIDKKNKTITAYHESGHAIVAYYTKDAMPINKATIMPRGPTLGHVSMLPENDRWSETRAQLLAQMDVSMGGRVAEELIFGGENITTGASSDFDGATKIAKMMVTRFGMSDKLGVMTYSDLSKHSPETQAAVEQEVRVLLQDSYERAKKLLKTYSKEHKKLADALLTYETLDAKEIQMVLEGKSLDPR
- the yme1l1a gene encoding ATP-dependent zinc metalloprotease YME1L1 isoform X2; the encoded protein is MFFLTTYFQPQVTVPLTHIINALHSLKTSATSAATTSVQSLQRDISPEHELLLNKTDRQPKLNLKDLGLSELRLNGANELLNRLLPTLASEESSESSVCHLSTRWKTSHISTDSFFHNKHGFSHRRPGLFSSPLFHRQSPLQAVCLDLQRLQVCVQSRGFKTLRSKTKRLQSSYESPAEPEGYTPAFMKSLLMRDKTEAESLDQLMKQKNLPEKQQDAFKTGFTEGFMKSQVLMQRTQDSLKRTRLILLVLLLVGIYGLSRTPFLSVRFRTTSGLDSALDPIQMKSVTFEHVKGVEEAKSELQDIVEFLRNPQKFTALGGKLPKGVLLVGPPGTGKTLLARAVAGEADVPFYYASGSEFDEMFVGVGASRIRNLFKEAKANAPCVIFIDELDSVGGKRIESPMHPYSRQTINQLLAEMDGFKPNEGVIVIGATNFAEALDNALVRPGRFDMQVTVPRPDVRGRTEILNWYLKKIKVDSDVDAEIIARGTVGFSGAELENLVNQAALKAAVDGKETVTMKDLEFAKDKILMGPERRSVEIDKKNKTITAYHESGHAIVAYYTKDAMPINKATIMPRGPTLGHVSMLPENDRWSETRAQLLAQMDVSMGGRVAEELIFGGENITTGASSDFDGATKIAKMMVTRFGMSDKLGVMTYSDLSKHSPETQAAVEQEVRVLLQDSYERAKKLLKTYSKEHKKLADALLTYETLDAKEIQMVLEGKSLDPR